From Chloracidobacterium sp., the proteins below share one genomic window:
- a CDS encoding amidohydrolase: MREATGFRPPWGKRAVVRRVVWLVLVVWLGSWPASVVGRTPPADALFFNGVIYTLDERQPQAEAVAVRRGRIVFVGTKSEAMAYRGARTRLIDLGGAVMYPGFTDAHCHLFGIGERELTLNLEGTTTREAFLAAVKAQVARTPKGEWVVGRGWIETFWTPPTFPTAAELDAIAPEHPVYLTRADGHASVVNSRALALAGVNEKTPNPPGGDILRDRATGKPTGMLIDAAQSLVGRLLPKLSPEDYERAAVAGAQRELSLGWCTIHNAGSSLLETAILRRLCREGKIKLRIYNAAANRPAEVAALFRSGPIIGEANGRFTMRAIKAYMDGALGSRGAALLAPYNDAETSGLFLTQPDDLRALCRRALRAGIQIETHAIGDRANRQVLDIYEQVFREIPAAQRRVRDPRWRIEHAQVLHPDDIPRFAKLGVIASMQPSHAISDLHFAPRRLGLERLAGAYAWRSLLDTGAVIAGGSDAPVERGEPLIEFYAAVARKDLTGFSGEGWHPEQAVGRLEALKMLTLWPAYAAFEEREAGSITVGKRADFTVLSADLFTVPEADILKARCVMTIVGGEVVFAAGAFAEKAVVSH, from the coding sequence ATGAGGGAAGCGACCGGCTTCCGGCCGCCGTGGGGAAAAAGGGCTGTGGTGCGACGAGTGGTTTGGTTGGTTCTCGTGGTTTGGTTGGGGAGTTGGCCGGCGTCCGTTGTGGGACGGACGCCGCCAGCCGACGCATTGTTTTTCAACGGCGTCATTTACACGCTGGACGAACGCCAACCGCAGGCGGAGGCTGTCGCCGTCCGGCGTGGTCGCATCGTCTTTGTCGGTACCAAGTCCGAAGCTATGGCCTATCGCGGCGCTCGGACGCGCCTCATAGACTTGGGTGGAGCCGTCATGTATCCCGGCTTTACCGACGCCCATTGCCACCTGTTTGGAATCGGTGAACGAGAACTAACGCTCAACCTTGAGGGGACGACCACCCGCGAGGCTTTTTTGGCCGCCGTCAAGGCCCAGGTCGCTCGGACGCCGAAAGGCGAGTGGGTGGTCGGACGCGGCTGGATTGAGACCTTCTGGACGCCGCCGACCTTTCCGACCGCCGCCGAGTTGGACGCCATCGCCCCGGAGCATCCGGTGTATCTGACGCGCGCCGACGGCCATGCCAGCGTCGTCAACTCACGGGCGCTAGCGTTGGCCGGCGTCAACGAAAAAACGCCGAATCCGCCGGGCGGCGACATTCTCCGCGATCGCGCGACCGGCAAACCGACCGGCATGCTGATTGACGCCGCCCAAAGCTTGGTCGGACGGCTGTTGCCCAAGCTGTCGCCGGAGGACTATGAACGGGCAGCCGTGGCGGGGGCGCAGCGTGAGCTGTCACTAGGGTGGTGTACGATCCACAACGCAGGCAGTTCACTGTTGGAAACTGCGATTTTGCGGCGGCTGTGCCGGGAAGGAAAAATCAAGCTGCGCATCTACAACGCCGCCGCCAACCGTCCAGCGGAAGTCGCAGCGCTCTTCCGCAGCGGCCCGATTATCGGCGAAGCCAATGGACGTTTCACTATGCGCGCCATCAAGGCGTACATGGACGGTGCTCTGGGGTCGCGCGGCGCGGCGTTGCTTGCCCCGTACAACGACGCGGAAACTTCGGGACTGTTCCTGACGCAACCGGACGACTTGCGCGCGCTATGTCGGCGGGCGCTGCGGGCGGGAATTCAGATTGAAACACACGCCATCGGCGACCGTGCTAACCGGCAGGTATTGGACATTTACGAGCAGGTTTTTCGTGAAATTCCGGCGGCGCAGCGGCGCGTCCGCGACCCGCGCTGGCGCATTGAACACGCCCAAGTGCTGCATCCCGACGACATCCCGCGCTTTGCCAAACTGGGCGTCATTGCCTCGATGCAGCCGTCGCACGCCATTAGCGACTTACACTTTGCGCCGCGCCGACTGGGGTTGGAACGTCTGGCCGGTGCTTACGCTTGGCGGTCACTGCTGGACACCGGCGCCGTCATTGCCGGCGGTTCAGATGCACCGGTTGAGCGCGGTGAGCCGTTGATTGAGTTTTACGCCGCCGTCGCGCGTAAGGACTTGACTGGTTTTTCAGGCGAAGGCTGGCATCCTGAACAGGCGGTTGGGCGGCTTGAGGCGCTCAAAATGTTGACGCTATGGCCAGCCTATGCCGCCTTTGAAGAACGCGAAGCAGGCAGCATTACTGTCGGCAAGCGCGCCGACTTCACCGTGTTGTCGGCCGACTTATTCACTGTCCCAGAAGCCGATATTCTCAAGGCGCGCTGCGTGATGACCATTGTCGGCGGCGAAGTGGTTTTCGCTGCTGGCGCTTTTGCTGAAAAAGCCGTCGTCTCTCACTGA
- a CDS encoding sensor domain-containing diguanylate cyclase: protein MPSRLTRTPFGFPYALLVWGLGTLFWLLVVVLELKTLGAIRGDVRHLLSGRDGVAAGVFLLLFVLCSFLRRRSETYLYTPAEDGLTVLFVLVFPKEVTILLLGIAGILEAVSQQAERLQKGLPVGGWLIALGEVLFHGSVAAFIGLTGGTMEQALHLTEWHTRPQFHLRELLTIPLIYLSVFLMRVSVSFLTLWVRGVSFAAFWQEVRATQSVITFLAEFATVVLSIMIAVVYARLDFPPVLALGTVLVALVALLSQQAAALARQQRTIAEMKILVGVGRALSNPAQTRRELLKALYYEGRDLFQADSLAVYLFPEDGTTPRTLEWQPIAANQPKRERRGVERDSQQSDLWNITGERERLQPEMDALGLAEWCVRHKQALRIGDLEREAAAYGYRWLTERLPYRSWMGVPLEAEKKTLGVISVASHRPRAFSEQDETMLRALGQQLVGALENARLYELATVDGLTSLLNARTVRAKLAEVFAKTLASNSQMAVLMFDIDHFKKVNDTYGHEVGNEVLRHLAQLVRSKLRDTDIAGRYGGEEFLVVLPQTPAKNAVEVAERLRRHIESRPVATAAGELHITASFGVAAVPKLPVATPEELIAAADKALYASKRDGRNRVTEASLSA, encoded by the coding sequence ATGCCGTCACGCTTGACCCGAACCCCCTTTGGTTTCCCCTACGCACTGCTGGTTTGGGGGCTTGGGACGCTCTTTTGGCTATTGGTGGTCGTTCTCGAACTCAAGACGCTAGGAGCGATACGGGGCGATGTACGCCATCTGTTGAGCGGGCGGGATGGTGTGGCGGCGGGTGTGTTCTTGCTGCTGTTTGTCCTGTGCTCATTTTTGCGCCGGCGCTCGGAAACCTACCTCTACACCCCAGCCGAAGACGGCCTGACGGTGCTGTTTGTCTTGGTCTTTCCCAAGGAAGTCACCATTCTCCTGCTTGGGATAGCCGGCATTCTGGAAGCGGTTAGTCAGCAGGCCGAGCGCTTGCAAAAAGGGCTGCCCGTTGGGGGCTGGCTCATTGCGCTTGGGGAAGTGCTCTTCCATGGCTCGGTGGCAGCCTTCATCGGTCTGACGGGCGGCACGATGGAGCAGGCGTTGCATCTGACTGAGTGGCATACCCGTCCGCAGTTTCATCTGCGCGAACTGCTGACCATCCCGCTAATTTACCTATCAGTCTTTCTCATGCGGGTAAGCGTGTCGTTCCTCACCCTCTGGGTGCGGGGCGTTTCGTTCGCGGCGTTCTGGCAGGAGGTGCGCGCCACGCAGTCGGTCATTACCTTTCTCGCCGAATTCGCCACCGTCGTCCTCTCAATCATGATTGCGGTGGTCTATGCGCGACTTGATTTCCCACCGGTGCTCGCGCTGGGAACGGTGTTGGTGGCGTTGGTGGCCCTGCTGAGCCAGCAGGCGGCGGCGCTTGCGCGTCAACAACGCACCATCGCCGAAATGAAAATCCTCGTCGGCGTGGGGCGGGCGTTGAGCAATCCGGCGCAAACTCGCCGTGAACTGCTCAAAGCCCTGTACTATGAGGGACGCGATTTGTTTCAAGCCGACTCCCTGGCGGTTTATCTCTTTCCCGAAGACGGTACAACGCCGCGCACACTGGAGTGGCAGCCCATTGCAGCCAACCAGCCCAAGCGGGAGCGGCGCGGCGTGGAACGCGATTCCCAGCAAAGCGACCTGTGGAACATCACTGGTGAGCGCGAGAGGCTTCAGCCAGAAATGGACGCGCTGGGGTTGGCGGAGTGGTGCGTTCGGCACAAGCAGGCGCTGCGGATCGGCGATTTGGAGCGCGAAGCGGCTGCGTACGGCTACCGCTGGTTGACCGAACGACTGCCCTATCGCTCGTGGATGGGTGTACCGCTGGAAGCGGAAAAGAAAACCTTAGGCGTCATCAGTGTCGCCAGCCATCGGCCGCGGGCGTTTTCCGAGCAGGACGAGACCATGCTACGAGCATTGGGACAGCAACTGGTTGGTGCGCTGGAAAACGCCCGACTCTATGAATTGGCGACGGTGGACGGACTGACTAGCCTTCTCAACGCCCGTACCGTCCGAGCGAAACTGGCCGAAGTGTTCGCCAAAACGCTGGCGTCAAACAGCCAGATGGCCGTCCTGATGTTCGACATTGATCACTTCAAGAAGGTCAACGACACCTACGGTCACGAAGTCGGGAACGAAGTGCTACGCCATTTGGCGCAGTTGGTACGAAGCAAACTGCGCGACACTGACATTGCTGGGCGCTATGGCGGCGAAGAGTTTCTCGTTGTGCTGCCGCAGACACCGGCCAAAAACGCCGTAGAGGTCGCTGAACGTCTCCGCCGTCACATCGAGAGCCGTCCGGTCGCCACCGCCGCCGGGGAGTTGCACATCACGGCCAGTTTCGGCGTGGCGGCCGTTCCAAAGCTGCCTGTCGCCACGCCGGAAGAACTCATTGCGGCGGCCGACAAGGCGCTTTACGCCTCCAAGCGCGACGGACGCAACCGCGTCACAGAAGCGTCACTGTCGGCGTAA
- the hpt gene encoding hypoxanthine phosphoribosyltransferase, giving the protein MPEFDQPQLTVLFEAARIQARIRELGAAITQDYTGRSPLLVVVLKGAVPFGADLLRTIDLPVTVDFIAVSSYGASTKSSGEVRLLKDLDTSLKGKDVIIVEDIVDTGLTLSYLLDMFRRREAASVRVAALLDKPERRRRAVDVDYVGFTIPNEFVVGFGLDYGERYRNLPYVAALDPACQTAS; this is encoded by the coding sequence ATGCCCGAATTTGATCAGCCACAACTTACCGTACTGTTTGAGGCTGCGCGCATTCAAGCGCGCATTCGAGAACTGGGCGCCGCCATTACGCAGGATTACACCGGACGGTCGCCACTGCTGGTCGTTGTTTTGAAGGGCGCCGTGCCGTTCGGCGCAGATTTGCTCCGAACGATTGATTTGCCGGTCACGGTGGACTTTATCGCTGTATCAAGCTACGGCGCGTCAACGAAATCGTCCGGCGAAGTTCGCCTGCTCAAAGACCTCGATACCAGTCTCAAGGGCAAGGATGTCATCATCGTCGAGGACATTGTGGACACCGGCCTCACCTTGTCCTACCTGCTAGATATGTTCCGCCGGCGCGAAGCGGCGTCCGTTCGTGTAGCAGCGCTGCTGGACAAGCCGGAGCGACGGCGACGAGCGGTAGATGTGGACTACGTTGGCTTCACAATTCCCAACGAGTTTGTGGTCGGTTTTGGTTTAGACTACGGCGAGCGATACCGCAACCTGCCGTACGTTGCGGCGCTTGACCCAGCGTGCCAAACGGCGTCATGA
- a CDS encoding methylmalonyl-CoA mutase family protein: MSPKVEAKRFTSSGIELKPYYLPADAPAAGDEEPGRYPFTRGIHATMYRAKLWTMRQYAGFATAAESNARYRYLLSQGTTGLSVAFDLPTQIGLDSDSPLALGEVGKVGVAIDSIEDMATLFDGIPLDQVSTSMTINATAPILLALYIAVGKRQGVPPNKLNGTVQNDILKEYIARGTYIYPPRPSLRLITDLFAYCAREVPNWNTISISGYHIREAGATAAQEIAFTLADAIAYVEAAIAAGLDVNTFGPRLSFFFNAHNNLFEEVAKFRAARRMWAKIMRERFGATNPRAWMLRFHTQTAGSTLTAQQPEVNVIRTTVQALAAVLGGTQSLHTNSKDEALGLPTEESARIALRTQQVLAYESGVADVADPLGGSYFVEALTDELERRAAAYIEKIDAMGGMLAAIEQGFPQREIQQAAYEYQRAVEHNEVVVVGVNRFQVEEEQPIPIQRIDPEAERAQIERVRALRARRDAAAWTAALDALEAAARGTENLMPYILNAVENYATVGEISDRLRGVFGEYQETIVI, from the coding sequence ATGTCTCCAAAAGTCGAAGCCAAGCGTTTTACTTCGTCCGGCATTGAGCTAAAGCCCTACTACCTACCCGCCGACGCCCCGGCCGCTGGTGACGAAGAACCGGGCCGGTACCCTTTTACACGCGGCATTCACGCTACGATGTACCGCGCCAAACTGTGGACGATGCGCCAGTACGCTGGTTTTGCAACGGCGGCCGAATCCAACGCGCGTTACCGCTACTTGCTGTCTCAGGGGACGACCGGCCTGAGCGTCGCCTTTGATTTGCCGACCCAGATCGGCTTGGATTCAGATTCGCCGCTTGCGTTGGGCGAGGTCGGCAAAGTCGGCGTCGCCATTGATTCCATCGAAGACATGGCGACGTTGTTCGACGGCATCCCGCTCGACCAAGTTTCGACTTCGATGACCATCAACGCCACGGCGCCGATTCTACTGGCGCTTTACATCGCCGTCGGCAAACGGCAGGGCGTTCCGCCGAACAAGCTCAACGGGACGGTGCAGAACGACATTCTCAAGGAGTACATCGCGCGCGGCACGTACATTTATCCGCCCCGTCCCTCGCTGCGACTCATCACCGACCTGTTTGCCTACTGCGCCCGCGAAGTGCCCAACTGGAACACCATTTCGATTTCCGGTTACCACATCCGCGAAGCGGGCGCGACGGCCGCTCAGGAAATTGCCTTCACGTTGGCCGACGCCATTGCCTACGTCGAGGCGGCCATCGCCGCCGGTCTCGATGTCAACACGTTCGGCCCGCGCTTGTCTTTCTTTTTCAACGCCCACAACAACCTGTTCGAGGAAGTCGCCAAGTTTCGCGCCGCTCGGCGCATGTGGGCCAAGATCATGCGGGAACGCTTCGGCGCTACCAACCCTCGGGCCTGGATGTTGCGCTTCCACACGCAGACGGCTGGCAGCACGCTTACGGCGCAGCAGCCCGAAGTCAATGTCATTCGCACCACCGTTCAGGCGCTCGCCGCCGTACTGGGCGGCACGCAATCCCTACACACCAACAGCAAAGACGAAGCCTTGGGTCTACCGACAGAGGAATCGGCGCGCATTGCGCTCCGCACCCAGCAGGTGCTGGCGTATGAATCCGGCGTTGCGGATGTCGCCGATCCGTTGGGCGGGTCGTACTTTGTCGAGGCTCTGACTGATGAACTGGAACGCCGCGCGGCTGCCTACATCGAAAAGATTGACGCGATGGGTGGGATGCTGGCGGCAATTGAGCAGGGCTTTCCACAGCGTGAAATCCAACAGGCGGCTTACGAATACCAGCGCGCTGTGGAACACAACGAAGTCGTTGTCGTCGGCGTCAATCGCTTTCAAGTGGAGGAAGAGCAACCGATTCCAATCCAGCGGATTGACCCCGAAGCCGAACGGGCGCAGATTGAGCGGGTACGCGCATTGCGGGCGCGGCGGGACGCAGCCGCGTGGACGGCGGCGCTCGATGCGCTGGAGGCCGCGGCGCGCGGCACAGAAAACCTCATGCCGTACATCCTCAACGCCGTGGAGAACTATGCGACAGTCGGCGAGATTTCCGACCGGCTGCGGGGTGTGTTTGGCGAGTATCAGGAAACCATCGTGATTTAG